The following proteins are encoded in a genomic region of Salminus brasiliensis chromosome 17, fSalBra1.hap2, whole genome shotgun sequence:
- the LOC140538153 gene encoding mast cell protease 4-like: protein MALFSLLFLATLLPYHTLHSASVNVGIINGTEVEPHSRPYMVSIQKDGSHIFGGFLLSDQYVMSAAHCWEENTTFTAVLGAHDLSDSSENAIRIAVESHHIHPHYNSHTLDNDILLLKLHKPVKKSKTVSWIAIPERDEDIPGNTVCSVAGWGRTGTTKPKSVRLREANTTVTDRTICDKLWQITSRMICAVLPGGPCKGDSGGPLVCNNIAVGIVSFGEVFCESPSKPEVYAKISAFLPWIKSIVGNM from the exons ATGGCTCTCTTCTCCCTGCTTTTTCTGGCTACTCTGCTGCCATACCATACCTTACACTCTG CCAGCGTGAATGTTGGTATAATAAATGGCACGGAGGTTGAGCCACACTCCAGGCCCTACATGGTTTCCATCCAAAAAGATGGATCCCACATCTTCGGTGGCTTCCTTCTGTCTGACCAATATGTGATGTCTGCTGCCCACTGCTGGGAAGA AAACACGACATTTACAGCAGTGCTGGGGGCTCATGATCTCTCAGACAGCAGCGAAAACGCTATCAGAATTGCAGTGGAGTCTCACCACATCCATCCACATTACAATTCACACACCTTAGACAATGACATCCTGCTTTTAAAg TTACATAAACCAGTCAAAAAGAGCAAGACTGTTAGCTGGATTGCCATCCCTGAAAGAGACGAGGACATCCCAGGTAACACAGTCTGCAGTGTAGCTGGTTGGGGAAGAACAGGAACCACAAAACCTAAAAGTGTCCGTCTTCGGGAGGCGAACACCACAGTCACAGATAGAACAATATGTGACAAACTCTGGCAGATAACCTCAAGGATGATATGTGCAGTTCTTCCTGGAGGACCATGCAAG GGAGACTCTGGAGGTCCTTTGGTGTGTAATAATATTGCTGTGGGTATTGTTTCTTTCGGTGAGGTCTTCTGTGAATCACCCAGCAAGCCAGAGGTTTATGCCAAGATATCTGCATTTCTGCCCTGGATCAAATCTATTGTCGGAAACATGTAG
- the LOC140537960 gene encoding duodenase-1-like: protein MVLISLLLLAVLLSTSCQSASINVGIINGTEAKPHSRPYMVSIQFNGQHICGGFLVSEWFVMTAAHCQVNSTEKWQRVTAVIGAHNLNADDFKSIAVKNYTHPNYTSEHNANNDIMLLKLNTSVANFKNAARIPITGKNTANSYRCSVAGWGCLKTNGSRSDVLMEAYVKIVSNESCEKQWTFYNKTTMLCAGGRNHGFCTGDSGGPLVCNDMAVGIVSFHQKDCDHPTQPNGYTRISGFLPWINKIMNSMK from the exons ATGGTTCTCATCTCTCTGCTTCTGCTGGCTGTTCTGCTGTCAACCTCATGCCAATCTG CCAGCATTAATGTTGGTATAATCAATGGTACGGAGGCTAAACCACACTCCAGGCCCTACATGGTTTCTATCCAGTTTAATGGACAACACATCTGTGGTGGGTTCCTTGTCAGCGAATGGTTCGTCATGAcggctgcacactgccaagtgaA CTCAACTGAGAAATGGCAACGTGTGACAGCAGTGATAGGAGCTCATAACCTGAATGCTGATGACTTTAAAAGCATAGCAGTGAAGAACTACACTCACCCAAATTATACATCTGAACACAACGCAAACAATGACATCATGCTGTTGAAG CTCAACACATCAGTTGCAAACTTCAAAAACGCTGCCAGAATTCCCATTACAGGCAAAAATACAGCCAACAGTTACAGGTGCAGTGTAGCTGGTTGGGGATGCCTTAAGACCAACGGAAGCAGAAGCGATGTTCTTATGGAGGCATATGTCAAAATCGTATCCAATGAATCATGTGAAAAGCAGTGGACTTTCTACAACAAAACAACTATGCTGTGTGCAGGGGGTCGCAATCATGGTTTTTGCACG GGAGACTCAGGAGGCCCTCTAGTGTGTAATGATATGGCAGTCGGTATTGTTTCATTCCACCAGAAGGACTGTGATCATCCCACCCAACCAAACGGCTATACTCGGATATCCGGATTCCTGCCCTGgatcaataaaataatgaatagcaTGAAATAA
- the LOC140538516 gene encoding transmembrane protease serine 9-like, with the protein MALISLLLLAALLPYLGHSASVKFGIVNGTEANPHSRPYMVSVQMNGFHICGGFLVSEHFVMTAAHCWKYGMNLTAVMGAHDLRNNNFKRIPVKFYHIYPGYKHLYNDIMLLELEKPAHMSANVNWISIPNTNKDIETNTICSIAGWGKTSTYSNASSHLLEANVKIIDPKKCKEDWKEHFSNVNMMCAGSGHGFCQGDSGGPLVCDNIAVGIVSFLEKGNCDKPVAPNVYTKISNFLPWILQIITSVNVGIINGTEAKPHSRPYMVSIQFKGQHICGGFLVSEWFVMTAAHCKDKITAWGDVTAVVGAHNLEAKDFESIAVTEHYAHKNYHKITPNNDIMLLKLEKSTANSRNAAQISIPKINAAKGHSCSVAGWGCLKTNGSRSDVLMEANVRILPSKTCKEQWSFYNDATMLCGGGHKHGFCTGDSGGPLVCNDMAVGIVSFQESNCDHPTQPNGYTRISRYLPWINKIIKSMK; encoded by the exons ATGGCTCTCATCTCTCTGCTTCTGCTGGCTGCTCTGCTGCCATACCTGGGACACTCAG ccAGTGTGAAATTTGGTATAGTGAACGGCACAGAGGCTAACCCGCATTCCAGACCCTACATGGTCTCTGTCCAAATGAATGGGTTCCACATCTGTGGTGGCTTCCTCGTGTCTGAACACTTTGTCATGACGGCTGCGCACTGCTGGAAGTA CGGCATGAACCTGACAGCAGTGATGGGTGCTCATGATCTGAGGAACAACAACTTTAAGCGCATACCCGTGAAATTCTACCACATCTATCCAGGTTATAAACATCTGTACAATGACATCATGCTCCTGGAG CTTGAAAAGCCAGCGCACATGAGTGCAAACGTTAACTGGATCTCCATCCCCAATACAAATAAGGATATTGAGACCAATACCATTTGCAGCATAGCTGGCTGGGGGAAGACTTCGACTTATTCGAATGCAAGTTCTCACCTTTTGGAGGCAAATGTTAAGATTATAGACCCAAAGAAATGCAAAGAGGACTGGAAAGAGCATTTCTCTAATGTAAATATGATGTGTGCAGGTTCAGGACATGGATTTTGTCAG gGAGACTCTGGAGGTCCTTTAGTGTGTGATAACATTGCAGTGGGTATTGTGTCATTCCTTGAGAAAGGGAACTGTGATAAACCAGTAGCACCAAATGTCTACACAAAGATCTCCAATTTCCTGCCCTGGATCTTGCAAATCATTA CCAGCGTTAATGTTGGTATAATCAATGGCACGGAGGCTAAACCACACTCCAGGCCCTACATGGTTTCTATTCAGTTCAAAGGGCAACACATCTGTGGTGGGTTCCTTGTCAGCGAATGGTTCGTCATGACGGCTGCGCACTGCAAAGACAA AATAACAGCATGGGGAGATGTGACGGCAGTAGTAGGCGCTCATAACCTGGAGGCCAAGGACTTTGAAAGCATAGCAGTTACGGAGCACTACGCCCATAAAAACTACCATAAAATCACCCCAAACAATGACATCATGCTGTTGAAG CTCGAAAAGTCAACTGCAAACAGCAGAAACGCTGCCCAAATTTCCATTCCAAAAATAAATGCAGCCAAAGGTCACAGCTGCAGTGTAGCTGGTTGGGGATGCCTCAAGACCAATGGAAGCAGAAGCGATGTTCTTATGGAGGCAAATGTCAGAATCTTGCCTAGTAAAACATGTAAAGAGCAGTGGTCTTTCTACAACGATGCAACTATGCTGTGTGGAGGGGGTCACAAGCATGGCTTTTGCACG GGAGACTCCGGAGGCCCTCTAGTGTGTAATGATATGGCAGTCGGTATTGTTTCATTCCAGGAGTCAAACTGTGATCATCCCACCCAACCAAATGGCTATACTCGGATATCCAGATACCTGCCCTGGATCAACAAAATAATTAAGAGTATGAAATAA